From Zingiber officinale cultivar Zhangliang chromosome 5B, Zo_v1.1, whole genome shotgun sequence, the proteins below share one genomic window:
- the LOC121985059 gene encoding non-specific lipid-transfer protein 1-like: MYISIQPLAMARSSAAVLLVSLALAAVVAALLAASPAEAITCGQVSSALGPCLPYVSGKVTVVPAACCTGVKNLNNAAKTTPDRRMVCKCLHSLLTSSNAGKASSIPGNCGVNIGYPISPSTDCSKIQ; the protein is encoded by the exons ATGTACATCTCAATCCAACCACTCGCCATGGCTCGCTCCAGTGCTGCCGTCCTACTGGTGTCCCTGGCTCTCGCAGCCGTCGTCGCCGCACTCCTGGCGGCGTCGCCGGCGGAGGCCATCACCTGCGGCCAGGTGTCCTCCGCCCTGGGACCCTGCCTTCCATACGTCAGCGGCAAGGTCACGGTGGTGCCTGCCGCCTGCTGCACCGGGGTGAAGAACCTCAACAACGCCGCCAAGACCACCCCAGACCGCCGCATGGTCTGCAAATGCCTCCActccctgctgaccagctccaaTGCCGGCAAGGCTTCCAGCATCCCTGGCAACTGCGGCGTCAATATAGGCTACCCCATCAGCCCCTCCACCGATTGCTCAAA GATACAGTGA